The DNA region GCGCGACGCTGTTCGGGCGTGACTTTGTCGAGCGGCACGCTGAACACCCCGGCGGCGGTGGCGAGGTGAATGTCGAGACCTTTTTGGAAGGCATCGAGCATGGCTGCGTCTTGGCTGATTTCAGCAATGAGCCGCAGTTCGATTTGCGAATAGTCTGCCGAAAGCAGGATGTGGTCTTTATCGCGGGGGATGAACGCCTCGCGCACCTTGCGCCCTTCGGGGGTTTTGATGGGAATGTTTTGCAGGTTGGGGTTTTGGCTGCTGAGTCGCCCCGTCGCTGCGAGTGCCTGATTGAAAGACGAATGTACGCGCCCCGTGCGCGGATTGATGAGCGCGGGCAAAGCATCCACATAAGTGCTTTTCAGTTTCATCAGACCCCGGTGCGCGAGAATGTCGGTGCAAATCGGGTAAGTGGCGGCCAGTTCGGTCAGCACGTCCTCGTCGGTGCTGTACTGGCCCGACTTCATTTTTTTGCCGGGATAAGGGAGCTTCAGGCGGTCGAACAAGGCTTCGCCGACTTGTTTCGGGCTGGCGATGTTGAAATTGAAACCCGCTTCGGCGAGTATTTTCTTTTCCAAATCAACGATTTGCACCGCGAGTTCGCCGGAATACTCTTTCAAAAAATCGGGAGCAATGCGCACGCCCGCAAATTCCAAATCGGCCAGCACTTTCACCAACGGCGTTTCCACCTCGCGAAACAATTTCACCAAACTCTCGCCGCCCGCCTCCAATTTGGGTTTCAAATACTCGTAAAGTTGGTAGGTAATATCGGCGTCCTCTGCCGCATAATCTTTGATTTTTTCAATCGGCACGTCGCGCATGGTGCCTTGTTTGCCGCCCGTTTTTTTGCCAATGAGTTCCTCGATTTTGATGGACGAATAGTTCAGGTAAGTTTCCGCCATGTAGTTCATGTTGTGGCGGAGTTCGGGTTCGAGCAGGTAGTGGGCGAGCATGGTGTCCCAGAACGTGCCGCGCAGTTCGCAGTCGTAGTTTTTCAGGACGATGGCATCGTATTTCAGGTTCTGTCCGATTTTCACAATGTTTTCATTTTCAAAAATTTGTCTGAACTCTTCGACGATTTTTTGAGCCTCTTCGCGGTCGGCGGGAATCGGGACATACCAAGCCTCGTGGGCTTTCAGGGCAAAGGAAAAGCCCACCAAATCTGCCTGCGTCGGCTCGATGGCGGTGGTTTCGGAATCGTAACAGATGGCGGGAGCGACCCTTAACAGGGTGACAAGTTTTGTTCTGCTTTCAGGTGTGTCTGCGAGGTGATACTCGTGCGGAACGTTCTCGATATTCTTGTCGGCGACGCGGTGCGCTGCGCCGCCACGCTCGACGATTCCGCCGGTGGCGACGGGCTGGGCGGCAGGGTCGTCGCCGAAAAGACTGCCTTGTATGCTGCCGTCCGAGTTGGCAGTTTTGGCCGCCGACTTCGCAGCCGTTTTTGCTCCTTTTTCAGCAACTGAAGTCTCCGACGCGGGCGGGCTTGCCCACGGACTTTTCAAAATCGCATCAGCCAAAGTCCTGAACTCCAATTCTTTGAAAATCTGGATGAGTTCCTCGCGGTTGAAGGGTTCGATTTCAAAGGTCTTGTCGTCGAACTGAATGGGCGCGTTGGTGTCAATCGTGGCGAGCCATTTGGAGAGGATGGCTTTGTCGCCGTGCGTTTTCACGATTTCCTGCTGTTTGCCTTTAAGTTTGTCGGCGTTGGCGAGCAGATTTTCCACCGTGTCGAACTCGTCGAGCAGTTTGGCGGCGGTTTTTTCGCCGATGCCGGGCAGGCCGGGGATGTTGTCCACCGAGTCGCCCATGAGGCCGAGCATATCAATCACCTGCTCCACGCGCTTGATGCCCCAGCGTTCGCAGACCTCTTTTTTGCCCCAGATTTCCGCCGCGTCGCCGCCTTTTCCGGGTTTGTAGAGGAAAATTTTGTCGTCCACCAACTGCCCGAAATCCTTGTCGGGCGTGACCATAAACACCTCGTAACCATCTTTTTCCGCCTGTTTTGCCAAGGTGCCAATCACGTCGTCGGCCTCGTAGTTGGGCACGCTGACGACGGGCAGGTTCATGGCGCGCACGATGCGTTCCACCCAAGGGATGCCGAACGAGATGTCCTCCGGCTGCGCCTCGCGGTTGGCTTTGTAGGGCTCGTATTTTTCGTGGCGGAAGGTGCCGCCTTTGGGGTCGAACACGACGGCGACGTGGGTGGGTTTTTCTGACTGCATCATGTCCCACAATGTGCGCATAAAACCCTGAATGGCAGAGACGTTCCAACCTTTGGAGTTGATGAGCGGGCGGGTGATGAACGCGAAATGCGCGCGGTAGATGAGGGCGTGCCCGTCGAGGAGGAAGAGTTTTTTCGTCATAGCAAAGGGAGTAATTAGGGGTAATTGGAGTAATTAAAAGTCATTCTTGAAATGTGCGGCAAGGTAGGGTGAAAGACTATTTTTTGTTTTAAAAAAACCTTCTCCACAGTGTTGTCGTTCCTCACTTCGTTCGGAATGACAGCCTCAGGAAGAATGCCTCACAAAATAATCCCGCATGATACTGTGTCGGAAACGCCAAGCAGACCCTGGCATTATGACTTGTTGCATGGTTTTTATACCTTGATTCGCTAGGATTTGTTAGATGAACATGATTGATGTTCTTGATTTTGAACAGATTGCGATTGCAGCCATGCCCAAAACCTAACGACGCGAAGTATATTTTGACGCAAAAACAAGGTTTTAAAATCTCTTTCGCCACTCACAGCGAGACGGAAAATGTATGCCCCACACTGACCATAAAGCAAAGACCCGGCAGCATCGCGCTGGCCGGGTCTTGTATTTCCAAAAAGGCTGTACGACAACCTTCTAACGTTCAAACGAGTGACCTTCTAATCTCTTTTATGCCTTCACCGTCCCTTTGGCCTTCTCGATGACGGCCTTAGCCACGTTTTCGGGCGCTGCGGCATAGTGGCTGAATTCCATGGTCGAAGAGGCACGGCCAGAGGTCAGCGTACGAAGCGAGGTCACATAGCCAAACATCTCGGCCAAAGGAACCTCTGCTTGTATGGCGACCGCGCCGCCCATGCGGGTCTCTTGGCCTTTGGGCAAACCACGACGGCGGTTGAGGTCGCCGATGACCGGGCCAACGTACTCTTCCGGTGTGATGACTTCGAGCTTCATGATAGGCTCCATGATTTGCGGCTTGGTAGCCGGAGCTGCGGCACGGAACCCTTCTTTGGCGCACAACTCGAACGCAATCGGCTTGGAGTCAACCGCGTGCATGGAGCCATCGGTCACTTTCACCTTCATTGAGTCAATGTTGTAGCCTGCCAGAATGCCGTTGTTCATCATCTGAGTGAAACCATCGGTAATCGGCTTGATGTAGTTTTTGTCAATCGCGCCACCCACGATAGCCCATTCAAACTGCAATTTCTTCTTGCCGCTCTTGAAGTCGTCGCTTTGCAGGAACTCCTCATCGGCAGGGCCAA from Saprospiraceae bacterium includes:
- the polA gene encoding DNA polymerase I, producing MTKKLFLLDGHALIYRAHFAFITRPLINSKGWNVSAIQGFMRTLWDMMQSEKPTHVAVVFDPKGGTFRHEKYEPYKANREAQPEDISFGIPWVERIVRAMNLPVVSVPNYEADDVIGTLAKQAEKDGYEVFMVTPDKDFGQLVDDKIFLYKPGKGGDAAEIWGKKEVCERWGIKRVEQVIDMLGLMGDSVDNIPGLPGIGEKTAAKLLDEFDTVENLLANADKLKGKQQEIVKTHGDKAILSKWLATIDTNAPIQFDDKTFEIEPFNREELIQIFKELEFRTLADAILKSPWASPPASETSVAEKGAKTAAKSAAKTANSDGSIQGSLFGDDPAAQPVATGGIVERGGAAHRVADKNIENVPHEYHLADTPESRTKLVTLLRVAPAICYDSETTAIEPTQADLVGFSFALKAHEAWYVPIPADREEAQKIVEEFRQIFENENIVKIGQNLKYDAIVLKNYDCELRGTFWDTMLAHYLLEPELRHNMNYMAETYLNYSSIKIEELIGKKTGGKQGTMRDVPIEKIKDYAAEDADITYQLYEYLKPKLEAGGESLVKLFREVETPLVKVLADLEFAGVRIAPDFLKEYSGELAVQIVDLEKKILAEAGFNFNIASPKQVGEALFDRLKLPYPGKKMKSGQYSTDEDVLTELAATYPICTDILAHRGLMKLKSTYVDALPALINPRTGRVHSSFNQALAATGRLSSQNPNLQNIPIKTPEGRKVREAFIPRDKDHILLSADYSQIELRLIAEISQDAAMLDAFQKGLDIHLATAAGVFSVPLDKVTPEQRRAAKTVNFSIIYGAGASNLSNQLGIKRTEAKELIENYFRQYKGLKNYMTDIVDFARKHGYVETLLGRRRYLRDINSGNGMMRSMSERIAINTPIQGTAADLIKVAMVNIWKAMREGKFKSHMILQVHDELVFDVRRDELERLKPIIQHEMQTALPNLKVPILVEMGTGENWLEAH